Proteins co-encoded in one Leucobacter exalbidus genomic window:
- a CDS encoding DEAD/DEAH box helicase yields the protein MAGKVPVTEATTPSFIDLGVPVAIAEALAKNGKTEPFPIQRDTLVDTLAGKDVLGRGRTGSGKSIAFGIPLVANLMEDAAKKRRPSRPRGIVLAPTRELVTQLAEAIKMIADPVGIKVTTIFGGVPQRRQEAALEGGIDIVVAAPGRLDDLMKQGVISLDGVEITVLDEADHMADMGFLPVVTRIMNKTPKQGQRLLFSATLDNGVDNLVKKYLHSPIMHSVDSADSVVPQLTHHVFEVSGKDSKDALIEALASGTARRIFFTRMKHQAKKLAKQLTERGIPAVELQGNLSQNARDRNLAEFVAGDSRVLVATDVAARGVHVDGVDLVVHIDPPVEHKAYLHRSGRTARAGNEGDVVTIVLPEQRGEMRSIMRAAKINVTPLQVNPKSANVAPEVLDLIGEVAPHVDPRETERKRAAAQNAQQRAAGHAPAGEGSSTGANAKRKRSRGGQGGRGAAGSGQGGQGDRNQSRGGQGGQSRNGQGPSGQGGGHQRSGGGPQSRGGSAPQGARRQGRRAQG from the coding sequence ATGGCAGGAAAGGTCCCAGTGACCGAAGCAACCACCCCCTCATTCATCGATCTCGGCGTGCCCGTTGCGATCGCAGAAGCGCTCGCAAAGAACGGCAAGACCGAGCCGTTCCCCATTCAGCGCGACACCCTCGTTGACACCCTCGCGGGCAAGGATGTGCTGGGCCGCGGCCGCACCGGCTCAGGCAAGTCGATCGCATTCGGCATCCCCCTCGTTGCCAACCTGATGGAGGACGCAGCGAAGAAGCGTCGCCCGAGCCGCCCCCGTGGCATCGTGCTCGCCCCCACCCGCGAGCTCGTCACGCAGCTCGCAGAAGCCATCAAGATGATCGCTGATCCCGTAGGCATCAAGGTCACCACCATCTTCGGTGGCGTGCCTCAGCGTCGCCAGGAGGCAGCACTCGAGGGTGGCATCGACATCGTCGTGGCCGCTCCCGGTCGCCTCGATGACCTCATGAAGCAGGGTGTCATCAGCCTCGACGGCGTCGAGATCACCGTGCTCGACGAGGCCGACCACATGGCCGACATGGGCTTCTTGCCCGTCGTCACGCGCATCATGAACAAGACCCCCAAGCAGGGCCAGCGTCTGCTGTTCAGCGCGACGCTCGACAACGGCGTGGACAACCTCGTCAAGAAGTACCTGCACTCCCCCATCATGCACTCGGTCGACTCGGCCGACTCGGTGGTGCCGCAGCTCACGCACCACGTGTTCGAGGTGTCGGGCAAGGATTCAAAGGATGCCCTCATTGAGGCGCTCGCGAGCGGCACCGCCCGCCGCATCTTCTTCACCCGCATGAAGCACCAGGCCAAGAAGCTCGCCAAGCAGCTCACCGAGCGCGGTATCCCCGCGGTCGAGCTGCAGGGCAACCTGTCGCAGAACGCACGCGATCGTAACCTCGCCGAGTTCGTGGCCGGCGACTCACGCGTGCTCGTCGCCACCGACGTCGCCGCCCGTGGTGTGCACGTTGACGGTGTCGACCTCGTCGTACACATCGATCCCCCCGTTGAGCACAAGGCATACCTACACCGCTCGGGCCGTACCGCGCGCGCAGGCAACGAGGGTGACGTCGTCACCATCGTGCTCCCCGAGCAGCGCGGCGAAATGCGTTCGATCATGCGCGCAGCCAAGATCAACGTGACGCCGTTGCAGGTCAACCCGAAGTCGGCAAACGTTGCCCCCGAGGTGCTCGACCTCATCGGTGAAGTTGCCCCTCACGTTGACCCCCGCGAGACCGAGCGCAAGCGCGCGGCCGCACAGAACGCGCAGCAGCGCGCAGCCGGCCACGCCCCCGCGGGCGAGGGCAGCTCGACCGGCGCCAACGCGAAGCGTAAGCGCTCACGTGGCGGCCAGGGTGGCCGTGGCGCCGCTGGCTCAGGCCAGGGTGGCCAGGGCGATCGCAACCAGTCACGCGGTGGCCAGGGCGGCCAGAGCCGTAACGGCCAGGGCCCCTCGGGCCAGGGCGGCGGACACCAGCGCTCAGGCGGCGGCCCGCAGTCACGCGGCGGTTCTGCCCCGCAGGGTGCGCGCCGTCAGGGCCGTCGCGCACAGGGCTAA
- a CDS encoding ATP-binding protein — protein MGRISIREFYDDDLDAVVGLWWEARASSEHPVYSLNEVTASCREDHAVVAVHDGKVIAAAVGRAAHAQGWIVFFGISEHSRSENVSGKLLDALERKMAPLGLSTLSVLIPEGGRLDLLTSNGFQSRDALRYLERQMPVQRRELELLKDVGGRILPRHLWEKVAGMRGEKQLLEERLVAPLAEPDLADRYGVVPPRAVMLFGPPGTGKTTFAKAIASRLDWPFVEVFPSRLGDGNTSMAATLRSVFERIGELEHGVVFIDEVEEIASQRSDPPTPTQGVTNELLKIVADFRDRDGMLLICATNFVRGLDAALMRHGRFDYVLPIGLPDAEARGAIWRRYVPEEIAHDIDFAGLVAHSDGLTPADIEYAARRASQDALARALRAQHDGAAGELGASGERIHASQRPTDLSTSDYLEALSHTRATISDEQQQSFLEDIETLARL, from the coding sequence ATGGGACGCATCTCGATTCGAGAGTTTTATGATGATGACCTCGACGCCGTCGTCGGGTTGTGGTGGGAGGCGCGCGCTTCGAGCGAGCACCCCGTGTACTCGCTCAACGAGGTGACAGCTTCGTGCCGCGAGGATCACGCCGTGGTCGCCGTGCACGACGGCAAGGTGATCGCCGCGGCGGTCGGCCGCGCCGCGCACGCCCAAGGGTGGATTGTGTTCTTCGGCATCAGTGAGCATTCGCGCTCTGAAAACGTTTCGGGCAAGCTGCTTGACGCGCTTGAGCGCAAGATGGCACCGCTTGGGCTGAGCACGCTGAGCGTGCTGATTCCCGAGGGCGGCAGACTCGATCTACTCACCTCGAACGGGTTCCAATCGCGTGATGCGCTGCGCTACCTCGAACGCCAGATGCCGGTGCAGCGGCGCGAACTTGAACTGTTGAAAGATGTGGGCGGGCGTATTTTGCCGCGGCATCTGTGGGAGAAGGTTGCAGGGATGCGCGGCGAGAAACAGCTGCTCGAGGAGCGGCTGGTCGCACCCCTGGCCGAGCCCGATCTCGCCGACCGATACGGCGTTGTGCCACCCCGCGCGGTGATGCTGTTTGGCCCGCCCGGCACCGGCAAAACCACCTTCGCGAAGGCAATCGCGTCGCGGCTCGATTGGCCGTTCGTGGAGGTGTTTCCGTCGCGGCTGGGCGATGGCAATACGTCGATGGCGGCGACGCTGCGCAGCGTATTTGAACGCATCGGTGAGCTTGAACACGGCGTTGTATTTATCGATGAGGTGGAAGAGATCGCGTCGCAGCGCAGCGATCCGCCGACCCCCACGCAGGGCGTCACCAACGAGCTGCTGAAGATCGTCGCCGACTTTCGCGATCGTGACGGCATGCTGCTGATCTGCGCCACCAACTTTGTGCGGGGTCTTGACGCGGCGCTGATGCGGCACGGCCGCTTCGACTACGTATTGCCGATCGGGCTGCCCGACGCCGAGGCTCGTGGCGCAATCTGGCGCCGGTATGTGCCCGAGGAAATCGCGCACGACATCGACTTTGCTGGCCTGGTGGCCCACAGCGACGGCCTCACCCCCGCCGATATTGAGTATGCGGCCAGGCGGGCGTCGCAAGATGCGCTGGCGCGGGCATTGCGCGCGCAGCACGACGGCGCAGCGGGAGAACTGGGTGCTAGCGGAGAACGTATCCACGCGTCACAGCGCCCGACTGACCTCTCAACGAGCGACTACCTTGAGGCCCTCAGCCACACGCGTGCGACGATCTCTGACGAGCAGCAGCAGTCGTTCCTCGAAGACATCGAGACGCTCGCTAGGTTGTAA
- a CDS encoding Pr6Pr family membrane protein, which produces MRPPKAVSIVRVVLGLAVIGLLIYLYLREAAAGAPNPFDFFGYFTNQTSLLACAALICTGVRSLAGRAALPWLASVRAVTVACMIIVAVIYNTLVPGTGSAPAWASAILHIVFPAWVLIDWAVVPDRGVLPWRRLWIVLPYPLLWMAVVLTRGATDGWVPYGFLLPEHGAASLMLHMAGLLLALVVAATAVWGLSRLPSPSLTT; this is translated from the coding sequence ATGCGCCCACCGAAAGCCGTTTCGATCGTGCGTGTGGTGCTCGGCCTCGCCGTCATCGGGTTGCTGATCTATCTGTACCTGCGTGAGGCAGCCGCGGGCGCCCCCAACCCGTTCGACTTCTTTGGGTACTTCACCAACCAAACGAGCCTGCTCGCCTGCGCGGCGTTAATCTGCACGGGCGTGCGCTCCCTCGCGGGGCGCGCGGCGCTCCCCTGGCTCGCTTCGGTGCGGGCGGTGACAGTCGCGTGCATGATCATTGTCGCGGTGATTTACAACACGCTGGTGCCCGGCACCGGATCAGCGCCCGCATGGGCGAGCGCCATCTTGCACATCGTGTTTCCCGCGTGGGTGCTAATCGATTGGGCGGTCGTGCCAGACCGCGGCGTGCTGCCCTGGCGCCGTCTGTGGATCGTGCTGCCTTACCCGCTGCTGTGGATGGCCGTCGTGCTCACCCGCGGTGCCACCGATGGCTGGGTGCCCTACGGGTTTTTGCTGCCCGAGCACGGCGCAGCCTCCCTCATGCTGCACATGGCGGGGCTCTTACTCGCGCTGGTGGTCGCGGCCACCGCGGTGTGGGGGCTCAGCAGGCTGCCCAGCCCCAGCCTTACAACCTAG